One genomic region from Pseudobacteriovorax antillogorgiicola encodes:
- a CDS encoding class I SAM-dependent methyltransferase: MTLRYESFADFDTEVSKALDQIEHDDQAPLFGDLWPSAEALCHYLLEESLQAKSVLEIGCGLGLPSILASKLGAKVIASDYHPHSEAFVLRNRELNDAKVEFKQIDWRSPSELPPQDMIIASDILYEPQTYPDLALFIQLHCHKRTKVLIADPERVFSSQFEAVMENCGLKLLRKWHDGNIILKVWELA, from the coding sequence ATGACCTTACGCTATGAAAGTTTTGCCGACTTTGATACTGAGGTGTCCAAAGCCTTGGATCAGATTGAACACGATGACCAAGCGCCTCTCTTTGGCGATTTATGGCCATCAGCAGAAGCCCTTTGTCATTATCTTTTAGAGGAGTCTCTTCAGGCAAAGTCAGTTTTAGAAATTGGCTGCGGCCTTGGCCTGCCAAGCATCCTCGCGAGTAAGCTAGGGGCAAAGGTGATTGCTAGCGACTATCATCCTCATAGCGAGGCCTTCGTGCTACGCAACAGGGAACTAAATGATGCCAAAGTTGAATTCAAGCAGATTGACTGGCGCTCCCCGAGCGAGCTTCCTCCTCAAGACATGATAATAGCCAGCGATATTCTCTACGAACCACAGACCTACCCTGACTTGGCTCTATTCATCCAGCTGCATTGCCACAAACGGACCAAAGTGCTCATTGCCGACCCCGAGCGAGTCTTCTCAAGCCAGTTTGAAGCTGTCATGGAAAATTGTGGCCTGAAATTACTACGGAAATGGCACGATGGTAACATCATTTTGAAGGTGTGGGAACTCGCTTGA